A genome region from Streptomyces sp. NBC_01296 includes the following:
- a CDS encoding non-ribosomal peptide synthetase, whose amino-acid sequence MNHGDPKTLTSLFEECARRLPGHIALEFEGESLSYGELNRRANRLGHHLRDTAGVRPDDRVAILVRNPPDVIIAMLAVLKAGGAYVPLDPDNPPAVTQRIVEAVAPKAMVVESSAAAGAMFFDGELFVLDVMGGALDTPDSDPEPVATPSDLAYVVYTSGTTGTPKGVAVEHRAIVNTLTWRNAYYGFGPQDVNLAIPRPSFDSAVVDTFSALTAGVRLLLPRRDRITDRRYLTGLMENRDVTHFLITPMLYKRLLDGMEAQAVKSLRCVTIAGEGFAPSLTQEHFRRLPEVHLYNEYGPSENAVCSTVHRLAATDERVLIGKPIEHTEAFVLDEDGEPVAPGGIGELHLAGAGLARGYLGDPELTAERFFTPASPSIAGKRVYRTGDIVRQHENGDLEFIERRDGQVKIRGRRVELGHVAQVLSQDAAVGHVHLLRHATDSDTPLLIAFVQGPTVQDVDRLRAMAQENLPEYMVPSAIIPIDTVPLTGNGKVDDKALVALYAGAVGQGGAGPEPATEAEAVLLEIWQELFAPLHIGLDDDFVDLGGDSLSVMDLLARVELRIGVQLDVSDPYTDRTVRSLALNIENRQNDKVGTK is encoded by the coding sequence GTGAACCATGGCGATCCGAAGACCCTGACTTCCCTTTTCGAGGAATGTGCCAGAAGATTGCCGGGTCATATTGCCCTGGAATTCGAAGGCGAATCCTTGAGCTACGGCGAGCTGAACCGCCGGGCGAACAGGCTGGGACACCATCTGCGGGACACCGCCGGAGTCCGCCCCGATGACCGGGTGGCGATTCTGGTCCGGAACCCGCCGGACGTGATCATTGCCATGCTGGCCGTCCTCAAGGCCGGCGGTGCCTATGTCCCCCTGGACCCCGACAACCCGCCCGCGGTGACCCAGCGGATCGTCGAGGCCGTGGCACCCAAGGCGATGGTGGTCGAGTCGTCGGCGGCCGCCGGTGCGATGTTCTTCGACGGTGAGCTCTTCGTTCTGGACGTCATGGGCGGCGCCCTCGACACACCGGACTCCGACCCCGAGCCGGTGGCCACGCCGTCCGACCTCGCGTATGTGGTGTACACATCGGGAACGACCGGGACCCCCAAGGGCGTGGCCGTCGAACACCGCGCGATCGTCAACACGCTGACGTGGCGCAACGCCTATTACGGGTTCGGTCCGCAAGACGTGAACCTGGCCATTCCGCGGCCGTCTTTCGACAGCGCTGTGGTGGACACCTTCTCCGCCCTCACCGCCGGTGTGCGTCTGCTCCTGCCGCGCCGGGACCGCATCACCGACCGGCGTTATCTGACCGGCCTGATGGAGAACCGGGACGTCACCCACTTCCTGATCACCCCCATGCTGTACAAACGCCTCCTGGACGGCATGGAAGCCCAAGCGGTGAAGTCCCTGCGGTGCGTCACGATCGCCGGTGAGGGGTTCGCGCCGAGTCTGACCCAGGAGCATTTCCGGCGTCTCCCGGAGGTGCATCTGTACAACGAGTACGGGCCCTCCGAGAATGCCGTCTGCTCCACGGTCCACCGCCTCGCGGCCACCGACGAGCGCGTACTCATCGGCAAGCCGATCGAGCACACCGAGGCGTTCGTCCTGGACGAGGACGGCGAGCCCGTGGCACCGGGCGGAATCGGCGAGCTCCACCTGGCCGGGGCGGGCCTGGCCCGGGGCTACCTGGGCGATCCCGAGCTGACCGCGGAGCGGTTCTTCACGCCGGCCTCGCCCTCGATCGCCGGGAAGCGCGTCTACCGCACCGGGGACATCGTCCGGCAGCACGAGAACGGCGACCTCGAATTCATCGAGCGCCGCGACGGCCAGGTGAAGATCCGGGGCCGCCGGGTCGAGTTGGGCCACGTGGCCCAGGTCCTCTCGCAGGACGCCGCGGTCGGCCACGTCCACCTGCTGCGCCACGCCACCGACTCCGATACGCCGCTCCTGATCGCCTTCGTCCAGGGGCCCACCGTCCAGGACGTCGACCGGCTGCGCGCCATGGCGCAGGAGAACCTGCCGGAGTACATGGTCCCTTCGGCGATCATCCCGATCGACACCGTGCCGCTCACCGGCAACGGCAAGGTCGACGACAAGGCCCTGGTGGCCCTGTACGCGGGTGCCGTCGGCCAGGGCGGGGCGGGTCCGGAGCCGGCGACGGAGGCCGAGGCCGTGCTCCTGGAGATCTGGCAGGAGCTGTTCGCGCCCCTGCACATCGGCCTGGACGACGACTTCGTGGACCTCGGCGGCGACTCCCTCAGCGTGATGGACCTGCTCGCCCGCGTGGAGTTGCGGATCGGGGTCCAGCTCGACGTCTCGGATCCCTACACGGACCGGACCGTCAGGAGCCTGGCCCTGAACATCGAGAACCGACAGAACGACAAGGTGGGTACAAAGTGA
- a CDS encoding NAD(P)/FAD-dependent oxidoreductase: MSSQSGTDSVFGGVDYDVVIAGGGLAGLCLAKQLKDAQPELSVLVCERERSPIPLSAHKVGESSVEVGAYYFHHVLGLYDYLEEEHLEKLGLRYFYGGGSGLQEEAEFGVNRFLPAKSYQLNRGSFEEHLRVVATDAGAQLTQGVKVVDIELGEQDAPHRVTYQAAEEDGGETTSITCRWVVDATGRHRLLQRKLDLTKRYPKPHNSVWFRLEGRLDTDEAVGAEHTGWHDRITETRWQSTNHFMFEGGWVWAIPLAPNHTSVGIVVSDDLHPVTKFNRIEKAIDFVAERVPGFDPAIRELPVLDFRVLKNYSHSSQQVFSQDRWACVGDAAVFADPYYSVGSNLIGYANSFVTEMVGRDVKESFDEGFVRYANRWFLSLAEGLTLNIQGSYAFHDNAVIMSLKTIWDYYVGWSFSDPQFYGKTFLDEPASTALSALGAHAVATQGTIMKLFQAWARSYRGVFAFDYIDYYDDVPTLARLFEQNLPGDEVPAFGTVLTSVRDGLERIEELAHVIFYLALEDALPERLEEIRSRGWLNVSALSLDPERWEKDGLFAPKSRPRLDEVAALEKEMRALYRTSAPAGR; encoded by the coding sequence GTGAGCAGCCAGAGCGGTACGGACTCCGTGTTCGGCGGTGTCGACTACGACGTGGTCATCGCGGGCGGCGGCCTGGCCGGGCTCTGCCTGGCCAAGCAACTCAAGGATGCGCAGCCCGAGCTGTCCGTCCTCGTCTGCGAGCGCGAGCGCTCACCGATCCCGCTGTCCGCGCACAAGGTCGGCGAGTCCTCGGTCGAGGTGGGAGCGTACTACTTCCACCACGTCCTCGGTCTGTACGACTACCTGGAGGAGGAGCACCTGGAGAAGCTGGGGCTCCGGTACTTCTACGGCGGCGGCTCGGGCCTCCAGGAGGAAGCCGAGTTCGGCGTCAACCGCTTCCTCCCGGCGAAGTCCTACCAGCTCAACCGCGGCTCCTTCGAGGAGCACCTGCGCGTGGTGGCGACGGATGCCGGGGCCCAGCTGACGCAGGGCGTCAAGGTGGTCGACATCGAGCTCGGCGAGCAGGACGCCCCGCACCGGGTGACGTACCAGGCCGCCGAGGAAGACGGCGGCGAGACGACCAGCATCACCTGCCGGTGGGTCGTCGACGCCACGGGCCGCCACCGGCTGCTGCAGCGCAAGCTCGACCTCACCAAGCGCTACCCCAAGCCCCACAACTCGGTCTGGTTCCGGCTCGAAGGCCGGCTGGACACCGACGAGGCGGTCGGCGCCGAGCACACCGGCTGGCACGACCGCATCACCGAGACGCGCTGGCAGTCGACCAACCACTTCATGTTCGAGGGCGGCTGGGTGTGGGCCATCCCGCTGGCCCCCAACCACACCAGCGTGGGCATCGTCGTGTCCGACGACCTCCACCCGGTCACGAAGTTCAACCGGATAGAGAAGGCGATCGACTTCGTCGCCGAGCGCGTTCCGGGCTTCGACCCCGCCATCCGCGAGCTGCCGGTCCTCGACTTCCGCGTGCTGAAGAACTACAGCCACTCCTCGCAGCAGGTCTTCTCGCAGGACCGCTGGGCGTGCGTCGGTGACGCCGCGGTCTTCGCCGACCCCTACTACTCCGTGGGGTCGAACCTGATCGGCTACGCCAACAGCTTCGTGACCGAGATGGTCGGCCGCGACGTGAAGGAGTCCTTCGACGAGGGCTTCGTGCGGTACGCCAACCGCTGGTTCCTCTCGCTCGCCGAGGGGCTCACCCTGAACATCCAGGGCTCCTACGCCTTCCACGACAACGCCGTGATCATGTCGTTGAAGACGATCTGGGACTACTACGTCGGATGGTCCTTCTCCGACCCGCAGTTCTACGGGAAGACCTTCCTGGACGAGCCGGCGAGCACGGCGCTCAGCGCGCTCGGCGCGCACGCGGTGGCGACCCAGGGCACCATCATGAAGCTCTTCCAGGCCTGGGCGCGCAGCTATCGCGGCGTCTTCGCCTTCGACTACATCGACTACTACGACGACGTGCCCACGCTCGCCCGGCTCTTCGAGCAGAACCTGCCGGGTGACGAGGTACCCGCCTTCGGCACGGTGCTCACGAGCGTGCGCGACGGTCTGGAGCGCATCGAGGAGCTGGCCCACGTCATCTTCTACCTCGCCCTCGAGGACGCCCTTCCCGAGCGTCTCGAAGAGATCCGCTCGCGCGGCTGGCTCAACGTCTCGGCGCTGAGCCTGGACCCGGAACGCTGGGAGAAGGACGGGCTGTTCGCGCCCAAGAGCCGGCCGCGCCTGGACGAGGTCGCCGCGCTGGAGAAGGAGATGCGGGCCCTCTACCGCACCTCGGCGCCCGCCGGCCGGTAG
- the rsgA gene encoding ribosome small subunit-dependent GTPase A, with the protein MRHSSTSADSIYPRPLEAYGWSPELDDQFASAADASWVPGRVIRVDRGRCDVVIADGDSEVTVVHADTGPVAGPDPTKMPCTGDWAAVQVGAAGTYVQALLPRRTAMVRSSASQRSEGQVLAANIDTIGVVVALDTEPDLGRIERFLALAWESGAQPVMILTKSDLAQDADSVRETVEQASPGVDVLVVSATTDDGMDILAAVLTGTTVLVGQSGAGKSTIANVLLGRSVMETQQTRSDGKGRHTTTTRELMPLPGGGVLIDTPGIRGVGMYDASDGLQQTFSEIEQLAEDCRFRDCDHVAEPGCAVREAIDDGMLQQRRLDSYHKLLRENQWIASRSDARLRQDRLKALKTQGKEGMANMIAKRG; encoded by the coding sequence TTGCGTCACTCATCGACATCGGCCGATTCGATCTACCCGCGGCCGCTCGAGGCCTATGGATGGTCCCCCGAACTCGACGACCAATTCGCCTCCGCTGCCGACGCCTCCTGGGTGCCCGGCCGGGTCATTCGGGTCGACCGGGGCCGTTGCGACGTCGTGATCGCCGACGGCGACTCCGAGGTGACCGTCGTCCATGCCGACACCGGTCCGGTCGCGGGCCCCGACCCGACGAAGATGCCCTGCACGGGCGACTGGGCGGCTGTCCAGGTCGGCGCCGCCGGCACGTACGTCCAGGCGCTGCTGCCGCGTCGCACGGCGATGGTCCGCTCCAGCGCCTCCCAGCGCTCCGAGGGCCAGGTGCTCGCCGCCAACATCGACACCATCGGCGTCGTCGTGGCCCTGGACACGGAACCGGACCTCGGCCGGATCGAGCGGTTCCTCGCCCTCGCGTGGGAGAGCGGAGCGCAGCCGGTGATGATCCTCACCAAGTCCGACCTCGCGCAGGACGCGGACAGCGTCCGCGAAACGGTCGAGCAGGCCTCGCCCGGGGTGGACGTCCTGGTCGTCAGCGCCACCACCGACGACGGCATGGACATCCTCGCGGCCGTTCTGACGGGGACGACCGTCCTGGTCGGCCAGTCGGGCGCGGGCAAGTCCACCATCGCCAACGTGCTGCTGGGCCGCTCCGTGATGGAGACCCAGCAGACCAGGAGCGACGGCAAGGGCCGCCACACCACGACGACCCGGGAGCTCATGCCCCTGCCGGGCGGCGGGGTGCTGATCGACACTCCCGGTATTCGCGGCGTGGGCATGTACGACGCGTCCGACGGCCTGCAGCAGACGTTCTCGGAGATCGAGCAGCTCGCCGAGGACTGCCGGTTCCGGGACTGCGATCACGTCGCGGAACCCGGTTGTGCGGTACGCGAGGCCATCGACGACGGCATGCTGCAGCAGCGCCGCCTGGACAGCTACCACAAGCTGCTCCGCGAGAACCAGTGGATCGCCTCGCGGAGCGATGCCCGCCTGCGTCAGGACCGCCTCAAGGCGCTGAAGACGCAGGGCAAGGAAGGCATGGCCAACATGATCGCGAAGCGCGGCTGA
- a CDS encoding non-ribosomal peptide synthetase: MTSDTVVPATTIRPRRTGAAHSARAHARLALTAAAVDGLAKVSGDRPLEELVALTAATAVVVGAAEHTDEPVVAVSGPAGPVLSGIGLAARSTVGDLVRAADSALRSAPVVTDEAALAGAVLVGSARVGAGLAARASQQDVIELRLTESGADGVRELVAEAGPDRAEAWFLEVLLRSVSRVLAGFADPHGPAAALPTAAADDEAAAVALGRRGFEPQGVTTTLTAPIEEAVRANPDRTAVVAGAESLTYREFWQAAQAVAARLHAAGIGRGHRVGVLTGKTVHAVSAITGTLLAGAAYVPLDPRSPAARLAEILDDAECAAVLAASDLLTGLPVGLTTPVIDIQAAVGGPAAEPGTDRPGPLPDDLAYVVYTSGSTGRPKGVEIRHRAIASYVHWKRRNHGLDLDTRLLQLPSLAFDSSVADLFPVLASGGRLVLADTHQLLPRQLAELAQQHRITHLTTVPSLYRVLLGELPRAAGSLRAVTVAGEATTPDLVGRHHELLPGVRLINEYGPTESSVGATAFDHGTAAGPGLPIGWPIANTVATVTGGDGRALPIGFVGELRLAGHGLADGYRNRPELTAAAFVADAGAPGGRSYRTGDLVWWRPDGMLEFTGRADDQVKIRGHRVEPGEVESVLGLLPGVRQTAVAVVSGPDGAPALAAWLEAVDTTVEEIRARANAALPPAMVPTSITLIDELPRMVSGKIDRGALVRLAETDAAPAPASAPSRTGAAGDALEVKVGAIFEEVLASGPIGPDGDFFDEGGHSLLAISVIDAIEQQLGVSIDLGDFFDTPTVREVADLIRKAKPDDQA; this comes from the coding sequence ATGACATCCGACACTGTGGTGCCCGCCACCACGATCCGCCCTCGACGTACGGGCGCCGCGCACTCGGCGCGGGCCCACGCCAGGCTCGCGCTGACCGCGGCCGCCGTCGACGGGCTGGCCAAGGTCTCCGGCGACCGCCCCCTGGAGGAACTGGTCGCGCTCACCGCGGCGACGGCGGTGGTGGTCGGTGCTGCGGAGCACACCGACGAGCCGGTGGTGGCCGTGTCCGGCCCGGCCGGGCCGGTGCTGTCCGGGATCGGGCTCGCCGCCCGGTCCACCGTCGGCGATCTCGTCCGTGCCGCCGACTCGGCGCTGCGGTCGGCGCCCGTGGTGACCGACGAGGCGGCGCTCGCCGGCGCGGTGCTGGTCGGCTCGGCCCGGGTCGGTGCCGGCCTCGCCGCCCGTGCGTCCCAGCAGGACGTCATCGAGCTGAGACTGACCGAGTCCGGTGCCGACGGCGTACGCGAACTCGTGGCCGAGGCCGGACCGGATCGCGCCGAGGCCTGGTTCCTGGAAGTGCTGCTGCGGTCCGTGTCCCGTGTCCTGGCCGGGTTCGCCGATCCGCACGGCCCCGCCGCCGCGCTGCCGACGGCCGCAGCGGACGATGAGGCGGCGGCCGTTGCGCTCGGCCGACGCGGCTTCGAACCGCAGGGCGTCACCACGACGTTGACGGCGCCGATCGAGGAGGCGGTCCGCGCGAACCCGGACCGTACGGCCGTCGTCGCCGGTGCCGAGTCCCTGACGTACCGCGAGTTCTGGCAGGCCGCGCAGGCCGTGGCGGCTCGTCTGCACGCCGCGGGCATCGGACGGGGACACCGGGTGGGGGTGCTCACCGGCAAGACGGTCCACGCCGTGTCGGCGATCACCGGCACGCTGCTCGCGGGCGCGGCCTATGTGCCGCTCGACCCCAGGTCACCGGCCGCCAGGCTGGCCGAGATCCTCGACGACGCCGAGTGCGCAGCCGTCCTCGCCGCGTCCGACCTGCTCACCGGGCTGCCCGTCGGCCTCACCACCCCGGTGATCGACATCCAGGCCGCGGTCGGCGGCCCCGCCGCCGAGCCCGGCACCGACCGGCCCGGGCCGCTCCCGGACGACCTCGCCTACGTGGTGTACACCTCGGGGTCGACCGGCCGGCCCAAGGGCGTGGAGATCCGGCACCGTGCCATCGCGAGCTATGTGCACTGGAAGCGGCGCAACCACGGGCTGGACCTCGACACCAGGCTGCTGCAACTGCCGTCGCTGGCCTTCGACAGCTCGGTCGCCGACCTGTTCCCGGTGCTGGCCTCCGGCGGGCGCCTCGTCCTCGCGGACACGCACCAGCTGCTGCCGCGTCAGCTGGCCGAGCTGGCGCAGCAGCACCGCATCACCCACCTCACGACCGTCCCGAGCCTCTACCGGGTCCTGCTGGGCGAACTCCCGCGTGCCGCGGGCTCGCTGCGCGCCGTCACCGTCGCCGGCGAGGCCACGACGCCCGACCTGGTGGGCCGCCACCACGAACTGCTGCCCGGAGTCAGGCTGATCAACGAGTACGGCCCGACCGAGAGCTCGGTGGGCGCGACCGCGTTCGACCACGGCACGGCCGCCGGCCCAGGCCTCCCCATCGGGTGGCCCATCGCCAACACCGTCGCCACCGTGACCGGCGGCGACGGCCGGGCCCTGCCGATCGGATTCGTCGGAGAGCTCAGGCTGGCGGGACACGGCCTTGCGGACGGATACCGCAACCGGCCGGAGCTGACGGCGGCGGCGTTCGTGGCCGACGCCGGGGCGCCGGGGGGACGCAGCTACCGCACGGGGGACCTCGTCTGGTGGCGTCCGGACGGCATGCTGGAGTTCACCGGGCGGGCCGACGACCAGGTGAAGATACGCGGCCACCGGGTGGAGCCCGGTGAGGTGGAGAGCGTGCTGGGACTGCTGCCGGGGGTTCGCCAGACGGCGGTCGCCGTGGTGAGCGGCCCCGACGGCGCTCCGGCGCTGGCGGCCTGGCTGGAAGCCGTGGACACCACGGTGGAGGAGATCAGGGCGCGGGCCAATGCCGCACTGCCGCCCGCGATGGTGCCGACCTCCATCACGCTGATCGACGAGCTGCCCCGGATGGTGAGCGGCAAGATCGACCGGGGCGCCCTGGTGCGTCTCGCCGAGACCGACGCCGCCCCGGCACCCGCATCCGCCCCGTCGCGGACGGGAGCGGCAGGCGACGCGCTGGAGGTGAAGGTCGGCGCCATCTTCGAGGAGGTCCTCGCCTCCGGCCCGATCGGTCCCGACGGGGACTTCTTCGACGAGGGCGGGCACAGCCTGCTCGCGATCTCCGTGATCGACGCCATCGAACAGCAGCTGGGCGTGAGCATCGACCTGGGTGACTTCTTCGACACCCCCACCGTCCGCGAGGTCGCCGACCTGATCCGGAAGGCCAAGCCGGACGACCAGGCGTAG
- the gntD gene encoding guanitoxin biosynthesis L-enduracididine beta-hydroxylase GntD: MTTSIRPRTGTELRLTAAEARQVSDLTLRLAEQYLAADDERLLQELPLLTGELPVRVRRFLRAFSLDQASGFCAVNGHLVDDERIGPTPAHWKDETRIHRELPEEILVLLYGSLLGEPFGWATQQDGHLVNDVFPIRQYERELLGTGSKTPLTLHTEDAFHPYRADYIILSALRNPDAVPVTVAEADFSVLPQDVLDVLFQSRFHIVPDKSHLPENNTVRTDEDRLVFENIARLIDGLGPVPMLTGSRSHPLLCFDATHMSAPEEDTEAVRAFAAAAELLDAGLTDCPLEAGSCVFMNNHRVVHSRSAFEARYDGTDRWLKRVNVTHDLRKSRAMRRSVGSRLIG, translated from the coding sequence ATGACGACGTCCATCAGGCCCCGGACCGGGACCGAGCTGCGGCTGACCGCGGCCGAAGCCCGGCAGGTGTCCGATCTGACCCTGCGCCTGGCCGAGCAGTACCTCGCGGCCGACGACGAACGGCTGCTCCAGGAGCTGCCGTTGCTCACCGGTGAACTGCCCGTCCGGGTCCGGCGCTTTCTGCGTGCCTTCTCCCTCGACCAGGCAAGCGGTTTCTGCGCGGTCAACGGCCATCTCGTGGACGACGAGCGCATAGGGCCCACGCCCGCGCACTGGAAGGACGAGACCCGGATCCACCGCGAACTGCCCGAGGAGATCCTCGTCCTCCTCTACGGTTCGCTGCTCGGCGAACCGTTCGGCTGGGCCACCCAGCAGGACGGGCACCTGGTCAACGACGTGTTCCCGATCCGCCAGTACGAGCGCGAGCTGCTCGGCACGGGCAGCAAGACGCCGCTGACCCTGCACACCGAGGACGCCTTCCACCCCTACCGCGCCGACTACATCATCCTGTCGGCGCTGCGCAATCCGGATGCCGTGCCGGTGACCGTCGCGGAGGCGGACTTCTCGGTACTGCCGCAGGACGTCCTCGACGTCCTGTTCCAGAGCCGGTTCCACATCGTTCCCGACAAGTCGCACCTGCCGGAGAACAACACGGTGCGCACCGACGAGGACCGGCTGGTCTTCGAGAACATCGCGCGCCTCATCGACGGGCTCGGCCCGGTGCCCATGCTGACCGGGTCCCGGTCCCACCCTCTGCTGTGCTTCGACGCGACGCACATGTCGGCGCCCGAGGAGGACACCGAGGCCGTACGGGCCTTCGCCGCGGCGGCGGAGCTGCTCGACGCAGGCCTGACCGACTGCCCGCTCGAGGCCGGCAGTTGTGTCTTCATGAACAACCACCGGGTGGTGCACAGCCGTAGTGCCTTCGAGGCGCGCTACGACGGCACGGACCGCTGGCTCAAGCGGGTCAACGTCACCCACGACCTGCGCAAGTCCCGTGCCATGCGCCGGTCCGTCGGCTCCCGCCTGATCGGCTAG